In Carya illinoinensis cultivar Pawnee chromosome 7, C.illinoinensisPawnee_v1, whole genome shotgun sequence, the following are encoded in one genomic region:
- the LOC122316971 gene encoding uncharacterized protein LOC122316971 → MAEKKEIVPPKYDLDAKWDACLDLTVRRFVYSSLAGAFGGLLLFRTPVTRWASVAFGAGVGIGSAYTDCSRLFDGSPAKVTAPKSTETAAPGSTETPGPKITETSAVQEAGTEN, encoded by the exons atggCCGAGAAGAAAGAGATTGTGCCTCCCAAATACGACTTGGACGCCAAATGGGACGCCTGTCTCGACCTGACCGTTCGCCGCTTCGTCTACTCCTCCTTGGCCGGCGCCTTTGgtggcctcctcctcttca GGACTCCTGTTACTCGCTGGGCATCGGTGGCTTTTGGTGCTGGGGTGGGCATTGGATCTGCTTACACAGACTGTTCTCGTTTATTTGATGGATCTCCAGCAAAGGTGACAGCTCCTAAGAGCACAGAGACGGCTGCTCCTGGGAGCACGGAGACTCCTGGTCCTAAGATCACCGAGACATCCGCAGTTCAG GAGGCGGGGACTGAGAATTGA
- the LOC122316459 gene encoding patellin-3-like — protein MADETPKPPPAPSSGQPTDKEESESPAPVSVVVTDSESLAMTEKEDEPPTPPPAPSSDQPTYMEESPAPVSVVVTESESLPVAEKKEQPPTPLPAAESGPLVVLEEKEELPPSSVAAVVEVKTSATQDGVTVFEDEKQKPTEKKMIPQSLVSFKEESNLAADLSDPERKALQELKQLVQEALDGSRFTFVPPPKGAEKQSSTGKAQTKQEDTPARIEENPEKEAQEVSKEVEEVSIWGVPLLKDDRTDVILLKFLRARDFKVKDAFIMIRNTIKWRKEFGVDALIDQDLGDEWEKVVFMHGYDREEHPVCYNVYGEFQNKEVYAKAFSDEEKRAKFLRWRIQFLERSIRKLDFSPGGVCTIFQVNDLKNSPGPAKRELRLATKQALQLLQDNYPEFVAKQVFINVPWWYLAFYTMISPFMTQRTKSKFVFTGPSKTAETLFKYISPEQVPVQYGGLSVDYCDCNPEFSISDPVTEVTVKPATKQTVEIIIYEKCIIVWELRVVGWEVTYGAEFVPNAEDGYTVVIHKSAKKAPTDEPVVSNSFKVVELGKILLTVDNPTSKKKKLLYRFNIKSFLD, from the exons ATGGCCGATGAAACTCCAAAGCCACCTCCCGCACCATCCTCCGGCCAACCAACTGATAAGGAGGAATCAGAGTCACCAGCCCCTGTGTCGGTGGTGGTGACGGACTCTGAATCACTCGCTATGACTGAGAAAGAAGACGAACCGCCTACCCCACCTCCAGCACCATCCTCCGACCAACCAACTTATATGGAGGAATCACCAGCCCCAGTGTCCGTGGTGGTGACAGAGTCTGAATCCCTCCCTGTGGCTGAAAAAAAGGAGCAACCGCCTACCCCACTTCCAGCGGCCGAGTCAGGTCCCCTGGTGGTGCTGGAGGAGAAGGAAGAGCTTCCGCCGTCATCTGTGGCTGCAGTTGTGGAGGTGAAAACTTCAGCTACCCAAGACGGGGTTACTGTGTTTGAGGATGAGAAACAGAAGCCGACTGAGAAGAAAATGATTCCTCAGTCTCTGGTCTCGTTCAAGGAGGAGAGCAACTTAGCGGCTGATCTCTCAGATCCCGAGCGGAAGGCTCTGCAAGAACTCAAGCAGCTCGTCCAAGAAGCTCTCGACGGTAGCCGGTTTACTTTCGTACCACCACCTAAAGGCGCAGAGAAACAGAGTTCAACTGGAAAAGCACAGACAAAGCAAGAAGATACCCCAGCGAGAATCGAAGAAAACCCAGAAAAGGAAGCCCAAGAAGTATCGAAAGAAGTGGAGGAGGTGTCCATTTGGGGGGTTCCTCTTCTTAAGGACGACAGGACTGATGTGATTCTGCTCAAGTTTTTACGAGCCAGGGATTTCAAAGTCAAAGACGCTTTCATCATGATCAGGAACACCATCAAATGGAGGAAGGAGTTCGGGGTCGATGCGCTTATCGACCAGGATCTCGGGGACGAGTGGGAAAAGGTAGTCTTTATGCATGGATATGACAGAGAGGAGCATCCCGTGTGTTACAATGTATATGGGGAGTTTCAGAACAAGGAGGTGTATGCAAAAGCATTTTCAGATGAGGAGAAGAGAGCCAAATTCTTGCGGTGGAGGATACAGTTCTTGGAGAGGAGTATCAGGAAGCTTGATTTTAGTCCTGGTGGCGTTTGCACCATCTTTCAGGTCAATGACCTAAAGAACTCTCCAGGACCCGCGAAGCGCGAGCTTAGGCTGGCCACAAAGCAGGCTCTTCAGTTGCTTCAGGACAATTATCCCGAGTTTGTAGCCAAACAG GTGTTTATCAATGTTCCTTGGTGGTATCTTGCGTTCTATACGATGATCAGTCCATTCATGACCCAGAGGACCAAGAGCAAGTTTGTCTTTACTGGGCCATCTAAGACTGCTGAAACCCTTTTCAA ATACATATCTCCTGAGCAAGTGCCAGTTCAATATGGTGGACTGAGTGTCGATTATTGCGATTGCAACCCAGAATTCAGCATTTCTGATCCAGTCACGGAGGTTACGGTTAAGCCAGCAACTAAGCAAACTGTGGAAATCATAATTTACGAG AAATGCATCATTGTTTGGGAGCTTCGAGTGGTTGGCTGGGAGGTGACCTATGGTGCTGAATTTGTACCCAACGCTGAAGATGGATATACCGTTGTTATACATAAATCTGCAAAGAAGGCCCCTACTGATGAACCAGTGGTGTCCAACAGCTTTAAAGTTGTTGAACTAGGCAAAATACTGCTCACGGTTGATAACCCAAcctcaaaaaagaagaagctccTTTACAGGTTCAATATCAAATCCTTCTTAGATTGA